The DNA segment ATTTAATGCTGCTTTCACCCTCAGCTCTGCACTAACCCACACATCCCTCTCCTCAGGCTGGGGGGAATCTGCACTGAGctggctcctccagcagcagctgattAAAATCTCAATTAAACTCGTGCAGTGCTCCACTGTCACCATGGCAAAGTCACCCTCCGTCCTCCCTGTCTCCTCcgaaggaaaataaatgtggtGATTAAAGTTctccctccctgtgctgccctggtccCTGGGCTAACACACAAACACAAGCACAGCGAGGTTCTCACATCCTCTCTGTTCCCTTCACAGGAACATTTAAAGCTGCACCACCTCCCTCCGGGCTGCTCCTGCTTGTTCCATTTTTTGAGATACAAAGGGCCAGGTTTGACACCACAAAGTTCCCTTCCCTACATTGCTCCAGCATGGATGTGTTAAATTCTGCCCCAGAttctcagcagaaaaaaaaaaaggaggcacTAAATATGAAGAATGTACAGGGTAGGGCTGAACAAAAATGCTGTTGCTAAGAGGAATAAGTGGTTTTATTCATCATGGCAACACACAGAGATTCAGGGATATGTACAGTGAGAAGCTGAGAGCTGGGCCCTCACTTCAAGTCCTCCTCAGGATTCTTGGCAGAGAACTTTTCCCGCAGTCTTTTCCACGTCCCTTTTTTCCTGTCTTCCATCTGTTTCAGAATGTCTGCAAAAGGAGAAATGACAGAGATGGGGCCAGAGGAAGATaagcaggaaagcagaggaaTGAAACCCTCTTAaaacagctctgccttccatCTAATTTCCTTTCCTGACTTTTCTTCTTAATGAATTTTCATTCCAGGCCTGAGGCGAGGTTGGTTTCCCTTCTAATCAATGCAGGGAGTCTCTTATCACTAACAACTGATACTCAGTTTCCACGCACTGCAATCAAAGTTAGGAACTGGAGCAGAACAAAACTGCTctggctcccagctctgcccctcaTAAGGGATGTGGTGAGAGCATTTCTGTGTGGGGCACCCGCTCCTTCCCAAGGTCTGGCACAGAAGGAACACGAAGGGAATTGGAAGATGGTGAAAGAGAAGCTGAGCTCAGTGCTGGGCTGACGTAGCAAATGTGTTCCTTCCACACGGATCCTGCTGGctgaccccacagagccttTGCAAACCATCTGTGATTCCTGACGGTGCAAAATCCAATTGATTCTTCACCCCAAAATAATGAGTTACTCCTGAACTGAATTATTCCTGAACTTACTCCTCATCCAACTCCTCCACAGAATTGCAGGCAGCCCCTCGGTACcctccagtgccaggggctgagGAGGGATGCCAgggagcaccccaaaaccccaaatgtccctttcccctgccctgccctctcAGAGCAAGCCCAGCAGCAGTACCTGTGGCCAGGATTGTCCTGCAATTCTCCACTGTCACCCCGGTGAAGGTGGTGTCCTTCAGGCGGGGGTActtccaggagagcagcaaaaggagggagagagacaAAGAAGTCACTTGCAGTGCACGAAAAAGGTGCAAGTGTCaccagctggcacagcctgagaGCGTTTTCAGCTGGGATTCTGTTCACCCACACCAAGAACCAGGCCTGCCCTGTTCACCCAGCAGCTGCCTTAGGTGACCACAGGCACGGCTGCATCCACCCCTCAGCTGTCCCTCAGGCATTCCAGGAATTCTGCCATTTCCCAGGAATCCTGCAGCAGGTGGTGGCTCCCCTCCAAAGAGAGGGGCAGTGGCCAGTGCCACAGCTCTCACCTTGTTTTTGTAGAAGTTGGTGTGGATCCTGACTAAGCTTTCGTACATTTGGTCACAGGCCTCGGGGTCAGAGATCTGCAGGGGACACAAATGTCACACAAATCTGGTTTTACACCTCCACAGCAAAAATCCTCCTTGTTCCAAGGGACAATGGCCACGAAGGAGCAGCTCAGAATTCCCAGTGCACTGCTGGATATTGTCCATCTGCTGTCCTGCTCCAAGTTTTTCCTCTCCAGCTCAGGCTGCAGGAATAACAACACCTGAGATTTCCAGACTGGATCTGAAACTCTGCATCAGCAAGATCTGGCAGTGAATACTCGGCCTCAGAGAACGTTATTGGCTGGTGCTGTGAAATCTGTGGCCCTTCCTGCTGCGAGGCTGCTTCTGTCACCCGCCTCGTGGTAGGGAATCACCCAGGACAAGGTGCCAGGACTCCCTGTAGGGAGCTAAAAATAGCCTGTAATTGATTAGGGAAATCAGCACCAATGACAAGGAACAGCTTGAGGGGTAACTGGATTTCTCTTTCAGCTGGAAGATCCAGCTCACCCTGGTGTCTGCCTGGAACAGCCCCTGCTCAgctgttttccctgttttccctgttaatttttttggtctgtgtggggtttttttgggttttttgggttttttttgtggtacaTTGAGACCAGCTCACCCCAGAACTCAATGTTGGTCCACAAATGGTTAAAACAGGTCAAGAGTAAATATAACACCAAGAGAAAGGTGTCAGGATGAAATAGGAAGAGTAAGGAAAAGGTCTCTGCAGGAGagaggacacagggacagccacatCCCCCTGCAGGTGATCCCCACCTCTGTCCTGCAGCCCAAACAGGCCCTGCCAAGGCTCCAGCAGATCCAGCCATTAAAAGGGTGGCACAAACACCATCCCTCCCCTGGAAATCCAGCAAATCTCATCCCATTAGATGGCTAAAGAAGCCCTGTGGCTCTAGTTCCCCTCTTAGAAGCTCCTCCTGCCAGCACATTC comes from the Lonchura striata isolate bLonStr1 chromosome 30, bLonStr1.mat, whole genome shotgun sequence genome and includes:
- the UQCC2 gene encoding ubiquinol-cytochrome c reductase complex assembly factor 2 — protein: MAASRYRRFLRLCEEWPVEETKQQRDLGSFLRQRVAQAFREGENTPISDPEACDQMYESLVRIHTNFYKNKYPRLKDTTFTGVTVENCRTILATDILKQMEDRKKGTWKRLREKFSAKNPEEDLK